Proteins encoded by one window of Octopus bimaculoides isolate UCB-OBI-ISO-001 chromosome 4, ASM119413v2, whole genome shotgun sequence:
- the LOC106872180 gene encoding protein lin-37 homolog: MSSKRGTIDVKLARQRLESKLQNLIEKKESPASSEPDCVNTQPEPPQRLPSPQQSPRKSSLSKVSRKRKRKEDSAGSDIGQYHHTHVMKLFDRSVDLAQFNENTPLYPICRSWIKNQPHNNLNNQNRSSSPESDAQTDEDTVNKDGNIYHLPSPIKREDQYVDLRIPSPIPQLSSRLDIYADPDKAPSQDDLLLSHMTRWKRIRHKWKESSRRNEMQYARSLNLLKEMFDRHLCKES; the protein is encoded by the exons ATGTCTTCCAAAA gaggGACTATTGATGTGAAATTAGCCCGACAACGTTTAGAGTCTAAGCTCCAGAATTTAATcgagaaaaaagaaag CCCAGCTTCTAGTGAACCTGACTGTGTTAACACTCAGCCTGAACCACCTCAGcg ATTGCCATCACCACAACAATCACCACGGAAATCAAGTTTATCCAAAGTCAGTCGGAAACGTAAACGAAAAGAAGATTCAGCAGGGTCAGACATTGGACAGTATCACC ATACTCATGTGATGAAATTATTTGATCGGAGTGTAGACCTGGCTCAATTCAATGAAAATACACCTCTCTATCCGATTTGCCGTTCTTGGATTAAAAATCAACCTCACAACAACCTAAATAACCAAAATCGCTCTTCTAGTCCTGAGTCAGATGCACAAACTGATGaagat aCTGTAAATAAAGATGGCAATATATACCACTTACCATCTCCAATAAAAAGAGAAGATCAATATGTTGATTTACGGATTCCTTCTCCCATTCCTCAACTTTCAAGTAGACTAGATATTTATGCT GATCCTGACAAAGCTCCATCTCAAGACGATCTTTTATTAAGTCACATGACTCGTTGGAAGCGTATTCGACACAA ATGGAAAGAATCATCCCGCCGAAACGAAATGCAATATGCCCGTAGTTTGAATTTGTTGAAAGAGATGTTTGATAGACATCTATGTAAGGAGTCATGA